One segment of Carya illinoinensis cultivar Pawnee chromosome 1, C.illinoinensisPawnee_v1, whole genome shotgun sequence DNA contains the following:
- the LOC122306532 gene encoding extra-large guanine nucleotide-binding protein 1 → MLAAVPPVETSDAVNGAEYSFAVEYSGPPVTYDLPRAVPINVERIPVAAVVAQVSLSDKLSLPVVQPLLAPDPRSKKFSKELITLGSDSATVVSPTSVIAFDRDNESVRQCKDLELVSEATVSPTSVIAFEERDTGNEGCVVSGEFTSSGVLEYSNGHYGSGDLSDVANSSRALGFSSISHELSHELLGGAGSSSTIEFSDILDKSQGSSLRVSNGRKESLDINNDLNQADWVSNESVLSFDYPSSRISSIKAVDCNNESNYDVKRTPVVTFRDVESDGAFDEECTQDEPENMPAKRVPRTKGKKGSCYRCFKGNRFTEKEVCIVCDAKYCSNCVLRAMGSMPEGRKCVTCIGFPIDESKRENLGKCSRMLKRLLNDLEVRQIMRSEKKCEANQLPPQHVCVNGQPLSHEELVLLQTCANPPKKLKPGNYWYDKVSGLWGKEGQKPSKIISPHLNVGGSIRQDASNGNTQVFINGREITKVELRMLQLAGVQCAGNPHFWLNDDGSYQEEGQKNTRGYIWGKPGTKLVCTLLSLPVPSKFSNSCGEQVSSLVNKTVPDYFEQRILQKLLLVGYNGSGASTIFKQTKILYKDVPFSEEERESMKLKIQSNVYRYLGILLEGRERFEEEGLIELKKKPSSSKIGSSGNGVNNDDKTIYSVGPRLKNFSDWLLKTMVSGNLEAIFPAATREYAPLVEELWNDSAIRATYTRRTELEMLPTVASYFLERATAILRTDYEPSNLDILSAEGVTSSNGLACVDFSFSPSAADDNIDAVDQHDSLLRYQLIRVPARGLGENCKWLEMFEDVGMAIFCVALSDYDQFSFDGSGSITNNMMQSRKLFESIVNHPTFGQMDFLLILNKFDLFEEKIERVPLTECEWFDDFHPLISRHHSNSNSNSINNSPSLGLLAFHYIAVKFKRLYSSLTGRKLYVSLVKGLERDSVDAALKYAREILKWDEERANFSLSEHSIYSTEASSFSP, encoded by the exons ATGTTAGCGGCGGTGCCTCCGGTTGAAACTTCGGACGCCGTGAATGGTGCCGAGTACTCGTTTGCGGTGGAATACAGTGGCCCGCCCGTAACGTACGATCTCCCCCGGGCCGTTCCAATCAACGTTGAGCGAATTCCCGTGGCGGCCGTGGTCGCCCAGGTCTCCTTGTCGGATAAACTGTCCCTGCCCGTTGTACAGCCACTCTTAGCTCCCGATCCTCGGAGCAAAAAGTTCTCCAAAGAGCTAATAACGTTAGGTTCTGATTCTGCTACTGTGGTTTCCCCGACTTCCGTGATTGCGTTCGACCGAGATAATGAAAGTGTTCGTCAGTGCAAAGATCTAGAGTTAGTTTCTGAAGCAACTGTGTCTCCTACTTCTGTGATTGCCTTTGAGGAGAGAGATACGGGAAATGAAGGTTGTGTTGTGTCGGGTGAGTTTACTAGCTCAGGCGTGTTAGAATATTCGAATGGGCATTATGGGTCCGGTGATTTGTCTGATGTAGCTAACAGCTCGAGGGCATTGGGGTTTTCGTCCATCAGCCATGAGCTTTCCCACGAGTTATTAGGTGGAGCTGGGAGCTCAAGCACGATAGAGTTTTCTGATATTTTGGATAAGTCACAAGGAAGCTCATTGAGGGTTTCTAATGGTCGGAAGGAGAGTTTAGACATAAATAATGATTTGAATCAAGCAGATTGGGTGTCAAATGAatcagttttgagttttgattACCCATCATCTCGAATTTCTTCTATTAAGGCTGTGGACTGCAATAATGAATCGAATTATGATGTTAAGCGAACCCCAGTTGTAACTTTCCGTGATGTTGAGTCCGATGGTGCTTTTGATGAGGAATGTACTCAGGATGAGCCTGAGAATATGCCTGCGAAGAGAGTGCCACGAACGAAAGGGAAGAAAGGATCATGCTATCGGTGCTTTAAGGGAAACAGGTTCACCGAAAAGGAGGTTTGCATTGTTTGTGATGCAAAATATTGTAGTAATTGTGTGCTTCGAGCTATGGGATCAATGCCGGAAGGTAGGAAATGCGTTACCTGCATTGGATTCCCGATTGACGAGTCAAAACGAGAAAATTTGGGGAAGTGCTCTCGGATGCTTAAGCGGCTGCTTAATGACTTGGAGGTTCGACAGATCATGAGGAGTGAGAAGAAGTGTGAAGCAAATCAACTACCACCGCAGCATGTTTGTGTGAACGGACAACCTCTTTCACATGAGGAGCTGGTATTATTGCAGACCTGCGCAAACCCACCAAAGAAGCTCAAACCAGGGAACTATTGGTATGATAAAGTATCTGGTCTATGGGGAAAG GAAGGACAGAAGCCTTCAAAGATTATTAGTCCCCACTTGAATGTTGGAGGTTCCATCAGGCAAGATGCTAGCAACGGAAACACGCAAGTTTTTATAAATGGTCGGGAGATTACTAAAGTAGAGCTTCGCATGTTACAG TTGGCAGGAGTTCAGTGTGCTGGGAACCCGCACTTTTGGTTGAATGATGATGGGTCATACCAAGAAGAGGGACAGAAGAATACAAGAGGGTATATTTGGGGCAAG CCTGGAACAAAGCTTGTTTGTACTCTCTTGTCCCTGCCCGTTCCTTCTAAATTCTCGAATTCTTGTGGAGAACAAGTAAGCAGTCTGGTTAATAAAACTGTCCCTGACTACTTTGAGCAGAGAATACTTCAGAAGCTTCTCTTAGTTGGATATAATGGATCTGGTGCAAGTACTATATTTAAGCAG ACCAAGATTCTTTATAAAGATGTTCCTTTTTCTGAGGAAGAGCGGGAAAGTATGAAGTTGAAGATTCAGAGCAATGTATATAGATATCTTGGTATACTCCTTGAGGGGCGTGAGCGTTTTGAAGAAGAAGGGCtcattgagttgaaaaaaaagcCTTCCTCTAGTAAAATTGGCTCCTCAG GGAACGGGGTTAACAATGATGACAAAACTATTTATTCTGTTGGCCCAAGGCTGAAAAATTTCTCTGATTGGCTTCTCAAAACTATGGTGTCGGGAAATTTGGAAGCTATCTTTCCAGCTGCTACTCGGGAATATGCACCATTGGTGGAGGAGTTATGGAATGATTCAGCCATTCGGGCCACATACACTCGGAGAACTGAATTGGAAATGCTACCAACTGTTGCTAGTTATTTCTTAGAGCGG gCCACTGCCATATTGAGAACAGACTATGAACCGTCAAATTTGGATATCCTGTCTGCTGAGGGTGTTACTTCATCAAATGGGCTTGCTTGCGTTGACTTCTCATTTTCCCCATCAGCAGCTGATGATAACATTGATGCTGTCGATCAGCATGATTCTTTACTCAG GTACCAGCTTATTAGAGTACCAGCCAGAGGCTTGGGAGAAAACTGCAAGTGGCTAGAGATGTTTGAAGATGTTGGCATGGCCATTTTCTGTGTTGCCCTTAGTGACTATGACCAGTTTTCTTTTGATGGGAGTGGTTCTATCACTAACAATATGATGCAGAGCagaaaattatttgaaagtATTGTGAATCATCCAACCTTTGGTCAGATGGACTTCCTTTTGATACTAAATAAATTTGACCTATTTGAGGAAAAGATAGAACGGGTACCATTGACCGAGTGTGAATGGTTTGATGATTTTCACCCGCTGATAAGTCGTCATCACTCCAACAGCAACAGCAACAGCATCAATAATAGCCCTTCGCTGGGTCTGCTGGCATTCCACTATATTGCAGTGAAGTTCAAGAGACTTTATTCTTCCCTCACCGGACGGAAGTTGTATGTTTCTCTGGTGAAGGGATTGGAGCGTGATAGTGTTGATGCAGCTCTTAAATATGCAAGGGAGATTCTGAAATGGGACGAAGAGAGAGCCAACTTCAGCTTGAGTGAGCATTCAATTTATAGCACAGAGGCGAGCTCCTTCTCTCCTTGA
- the LOC122306545 gene encoding wall-associated receptor kinase-like 14 — protein MVRTIPHYRMVFFPLAIILLIVYPTASENSTVAGNSGPCKQYNSCGANQPVQYPFGFSSSCPIPLTCFNNSDIRIGKFRVRKITSSSIIVDLPAECNRPIESIKPLFGTKYALTWGNSLLLQSCTSPSNSCTVPTNFVRNLIDLKTCNSTSDNISCLASESKGKAEIMSYENVTLKNCMFLFSSVLLNSDGNESLVSLQFQRVELGWWLQGNPNCSDNSNYTQFPTPGGKRGYRCMCKDGFSGDGFPRGDGCRKVSDCNPARYLSGRCGHISRVGLLLGGIVAGACIMAGLSTTCYFVRRRSTCLKNRMSALRLLCEAAGNSSVPLYPYREIERATNCFSERLRLGTGAFGTVYAGKLQDDEWVAIKKIKYRDTNSIDQVLNEIKLLSSVSHPNLVRLLGCCIEEGEQILVYEFMPNGTLSEHLQRERGKGLPWTIRLTIAAETAHAIAYLHSAMNPPIYHRDVKSSNILLDHSFKSKVADFGLSRLGMTETSHISTAPQGTPGYVDPQYHQNFHLSDKSDVYSFGVVLLEIITALKVVDFGRPASEVNLAALAIDRIGRGCVDEIIDPFLEPHRDAWTFYSIHKVAELAFRCLAFHSEMRPSMMEVAEELEHIRRSGWATFEGNMCISFSVASSCSSPHNGSEKSLGSMTVGKAELGSRRSIVSQGNDYVALMEETKDSSPVSMHDPWLSEQSSPSTNSLLGNVVR, from the exons ATGGTGAGGACGATTCCTCATTACAGAATGGTGTTTTTCCCCCTTGCGATCATACTTTTGATTGTCTACCCAACTGCATCCGAAAACTCGACTGTTGCGGGGAACTCAGGCCCCTGTAAACAATACAACTCTTGCGGAGCTAATCAACCTGTACAGTACCCATTTGGGTTCTCGAGTTCGTGCCCGATTCCATTAACGTGCTTCAACAACTCTGATATCCGAATCGGCAAATTCCGAGTCCGTAAAATAACCTCAAGCAGCATCATCGTCGATCTCCCAGCGGAATGTAACCGTCCTATAGAATCGATCAAACCGCTCTTCGGCACCAAATACGCACTGACATGGGGGAACAGCCTCCTCCTTCAGAGCTGTACCTCCCCGTCAAACTCCTGCACGGTACCCACCAACTTCGTCCGGAACCTGATCGATCTTAAGACCTGCAATTCCACGAGCGACAATATAAGCTGCTTGGCCAGCGAGAGTAAAGGAAAAGCGGAGATCATGAGCTACGAGAACGTGACTTTGAAGAACTGCATGTTCCTGTTCTCGTCCGTCTTGCTTAACTCGGATGGGAACGAGTCGCTGGTTTCGCTCCAGTTTCAGAGGGTTGAGCTGGGGTGGTGGCTCCAAGGGAATCCTAATTGTTCTGATAATTCAAATTATACTCAGTTTCCGACTCCCGGCGGGAAGAGAGGGTACCGGTGCATGTGTAAAGATGGGTTTAGCGGTGACGGGTTCCCCCGCGGCGACGGTTGCCGGAAAG TTTCTGATTGCAATCCTGCAAGGTACCTGTCTGGTCGTTGTGGACATATCTCAAGAGTTGGTCTTCTCCTTGGAG GGATTGTTGCTGGAGCTTGTATCATGGCTGGTCTGTCTACCACTTGTTACTTTGTTCGGCGCCGCTCCACTTGTTTGAAGAATCGAATGAGTGCACTACGCCTCCTTTGCGAAGCTGCTGGCAACTCCAGTGTTCCTTTGTATCCTTACAGAGAAATAGAAAGAGCCACTAATTGTTTCTCTGAGAGACTGAGACTCGGAACTGGGGCCTTTGGTACGGTTTATGCAGGAAAACTTCAAGATGATGAGTGGGTTGCCATAAAAAAGATCAAATATAGAGATACCAACAGTATTGACCAAGTTCTGAATGAGATCAAGCTTCTTTCCTCTGTGAGCCACCCAAATCTAGTTCGCCTTTTAGGTTGCTGCATAGAGGAGGGTGAACAGATCCTTGTCTATGAATTTATGCCTAATGGAACTCTCTCAGAGCATCTACAGAGAGAGAGGGGCAAAGGACTCCCGTGGACAATAAGGCTCACAATTGCTGCTGAAACTGCTCATGCCATTGCATATCTCCACTCTGCCATGAATCCACCGATTTACCATAGAGACGTGAAATCAAGCAATATATTATTGGATCACAGCTTCAAATCAAAGGTAGCCGATTTCGGTCTTTCTAGACTGGGCATGACAGAGACATCACACATCTCAACGGCCCCGCAAGGGACTCCAGGATATGTTGATCCTCAATACCATCAGAACTTCCATCTCTCTGATAAAAGTGATGTTTACAGTTTTGGGGTGGTTTTATTAGAGATCATAACTGCATTGAAAGTTGTTGATTTTGGTCGACCAGCTAGTGAGGTGAATTTGGCAGCACTTGCTATTGATAGAATTGGGAGGGGTTGTGTGGATGAGATAATCGATCCTTTCCTTGAGCCACATAGGGATGCTTGGACATTTTATTCTATTCACAAGGTGGCTGAGCTTGCATTCAGATGCCTTGCTTTCCATAGTGAAATGAGGCCTTCTATGATGGAAGTGGCAGAAGAGCTGGAACACATCAGACGCAGCGGGTGGGCAACATTCGAGGGAAATATGTGCATATCGTTTTCAGTGGCGTCCTCTTGTTCATCACCACATAATGGAAGCGAGAAGTCACTGGGAAGCATGACAGTTGGGAAGGCAGAGTTGGGGAGTCGGAGATCGATTGTTTCACAAGGGAATGATTATGTGGCTTTAATGGAGGAGACAAAAGATAGTTCCCCTGTTTCTATGCATGATCCTTGGTTAAGTGAGCAGAGCTCCCCTTCAACAAACAGCTTGTTGGGTAACGTAGTTCGATGA
- the LOC122306540 gene encoding uncharacterized protein LOC122306540, whose amino-acid sequence MSSDREGSDSDAPEEFTADQGRQLLSEIRKVEKENKARVVREGKERRRLWAQKLTPRPSRKGEIVQDEVGDETQQESKGNEGMLPDDIVKVIVAREKIVFSSDSEEEKTEVNPTKRKKKSKTSGVEPVILKDMGPSQCLQNSLEFLKNRKMQVPRSSAVLNNSSQALRLLSSSGLICKK is encoded by the exons ATGTCTTCGGATAGAGAAGGGAGCGATTCTGACGCACCTGAGGAATTCACAGCCGATCAG GGAAGACAATTACTTTCGGAGATACgaaaagttgagaaagaaaataaggcCAG GGTTGTTcgtgaaggaaaagaaagaagaagactaTGGGCCCAAAAGTTAACACCACGACCCTCTCGAAAAGGTGAGATTGTCCAAGATGAAGTGGGAGATGAAACACAGCAAGAGTCTAAGGGCAATGAGGGGATGCTTCCAGATGACATTGTCAAAGTGATTGTAGCTCGTGAGAA AATAGTTTTCTCATCAGACTCAGAGGAAGAGAAGACTGAGGTAAACCccaccaaaagaaagaaaaaatccaaAACCTCGGG GGTAGAACCTGTTATTTTGAAGGACATGGGTCCTTCCCAATGCTTGCAGAATTCCTTAGAGTTCTTGAAGAACAGAAAAATGCAGGTTCCAAGGTCATCGGCAGTCTTGAACAATTCCAGCCAAGCATTGCGTCTTCTTTCCAGTTCTGGCTTGATTTGTAAGAAATGA